A window from Acidithiobacillus sp. encodes these proteins:
- a CDS encoding TolC family protein: protein MRTSGGACKAATRKAIQGPQRPILAFFLLSLLSACATYHPQPLSPERSAAAFQARSLDDPKLRVFLSDYGHSPTHWPKRHWGLHDLVLLALYESPELAVQRARWQVVRANVITAGQRPNPSIGFLSQHHSIAPEGVLPWTLGFSFDIPIETDGKRGDRVQGALALADAARFQVGETAWQVRVLVRQRFLDLWAAIEQAKLLKTEVALRKRMLKLVEQRFAVGESSAFAVNSIQLELQRAQMTLAAAEAHAASARAALAQALGLPLGAIADVHFDFTDMNQSPAGRHPPLATLERAALRHRLDLQAALARYAAAEDTLKLEIAKQYPDIHLGPGYEWEEGDNRWALGLTITLPILNQNQGPIAAAKGQVAAAAATFTALQARVIGQVSQSAAGYRGALQTLRTARVLLEVQRKNQQLLERRYASGETDSLALLGGHLAYLVAERDRLVASYQAQQTLGALENAVQQPLAPVLYGKEALSDRAREHL from the coding sequence ATGCGGACATCCGGTGGCGCATGCAAGGCGGCAACGAGGAAGGCGATTCAGGGGCCACAACGCCCGATCCTGGCATTTTTTCTGTTGTCGCTCCTGAGCGCTTGCGCCACCTATCACCCCCAGCCGCTTTCTCCGGAACGGTCCGCCGCCGCATTTCAGGCGCGTAGCCTCGACGATCCGAAATTGCGGGTTTTTCTCTCCGATTATGGGCACTCGCCGACGCATTGGCCAAAGCGTCACTGGGGCCTGCACGATCTGGTGCTGCTGGCCCTCTATGAAAGCCCGGAACTGGCCGTCCAGCGCGCCCGATGGCAAGTGGTCCGCGCCAATGTGATTACCGCCGGGCAGCGCCCCAATCCCAGCATCGGCTTTCTTTCCCAGCACCACAGCATTGCACCGGAGGGCGTGTTGCCCTGGACGCTCGGTTTCTCCTTCGACATACCCATCGAAACGGACGGAAAACGCGGCGACCGTGTCCAGGGGGCACTGGCTTTGGCCGACGCCGCGCGGTTCCAGGTGGGGGAAACCGCGTGGCAGGTGCGGGTCCTGGTCCGCCAACGGTTCCTGGATCTTTGGGCGGCAATCGAGCAAGCCAAGCTGCTCAAAACCGAGGTGGCGTTGCGCAAGCGCATGCTGAAACTGGTGGAACAACGTTTCGCCGTCGGCGAGAGCTCCGCATTTGCGGTCAACAGCATCCAATTGGAGTTGCAACGGGCGCAGATGACGCTGGCTGCCGCCGAGGCGCACGCCGCCAGTGCACGCGCTGCATTGGCCCAGGCGCTGGGCCTGCCGCTGGGTGCCATTGCCGATGTGCATTTTGACTTCACGGACATGAACCAGTCCCCTGCAGGGCGACACCCACCCCTAGCCACCCTGGAACGGGCGGCCCTGCGCCACCGCCTGGATCTTCAGGCGGCTTTAGCCCGGTATGCCGCCGCCGAGGACACCCTCAAGCTCGAAATCGCAAAGCAATACCCTGACATCCACTTGGGACCAGGATACGAATGGGAGGAAGGGGACAACAGGTGGGCGCTGGGCCTTACCATCACCCTCCCCATCCTGAATCAAAACCAGGGCCCCATCGCCGCGGCCAAGGGACAGGTAGCCGCGGCGGCGGCCACCTTCACCGCCCTGCAGGCCCGAGTAATCGGCCAGGTCAGCCAGTCCGCCGCGGGTTATCGCGGCGCCCTGCAAACACTCCGGACGGCCCGGGTGCTGCTCGAAGTTCAACGAAAGAACCAGCAGTTGCTTGAGCGGCGTTACGCCTCTGGTGAAACGGACTCTCTCGCTTTGCTGGGAGGACACCTCGCGTACCTCGTGGCTGAGCGCGACCGGCTCGTCGCCTCGTATCAGGCCCAACAAACTCTGGGCGCGCTGGAAAATGCGGTACAGCAGCCCCTGGCGCCCGTTCTCTATGGGAAAGAAGCATTATCCGACCGCGCAAGGGAGCACTTATGA
- a CDS encoding cation-translocating P-type ATPase gives MTLADRAAANPLAGFSRTLLWAFGLIIAVVVLLVVAAEQLSMLDVLTEFVPWPVWFAAVLAGGWPIFRKVFRATLRRKITSHTLMTIGLAAAILAGAWPAAVLIVFFMRLADYIEHFTAEHARQAVRDLTALAPETARVEREGREVQVPIKQVQVGETVIIRPGEKTPVDGEVIGGHATVNQAAITGESMPVEVGPGARVFAAGFVQLGHLRIRVTAVGKDTTFGRVIQLVAEAEQHRAPIQRVADKFAAWYLPVVVTVATGTFLASGKLLATAAVLVVACSCSFAIATPVAVIASIGASARRGLLIKGGRYLEVLAKATVVVLDKTGTLTLGRPVITDVIPLDADLGADEVLRLAATAERYSEHPLAEAVRGAAALRELQLAEPQDFEAIPGMGVRVRLDGESVAVGGRRLLAGEGLPPIAAELEAQGKTLLFVIRNGQPLGVLAAMDTLRPDVPEAVAELRRLGVKHLELLTGDNERTAAAIAAPLGIHWRANLLPEDKIAVVKEYQRRGHVVVMIGDGVNDAPALAQADVGIAMGAAGSPLAIEAAHIALLRDDWKLVPEVLRIARRTMNTVKINIGFTVVYNLAGLALAALGFLPPAIAAAAQAGPDFGILANSARLLRQGGSRQTTRSSKDPVLAALPKE, from the coding sequence GTGACCCTCGCGGACCGCGCTGCAGCCAATCCGCTGGCCGGCTTTTCCAGGACCCTCCTTTGGGCCTTTGGCCTGATCATCGCCGTGGTCGTGCTGCTCGTCGTGGCCGCCGAGCAACTCAGTATGCTGGACGTGCTGACCGAATTCGTGCCTTGGCCGGTCTGGTTCGCCGCGGTGCTGGCCGGAGGCTGGCCGATCTTCCGCAAGGTGTTCCGTGCCACGTTACGTCGCAAGATCACTTCACATACACTGATGACCATCGGCCTCGCCGCCGCGATCCTGGCCGGTGCCTGGCCAGCAGCGGTGCTGATCGTTTTCTTCATGCGGCTTGCCGATTATATCGAGCACTTCACCGCCGAGCACGCCCGGCAAGCCGTCCGGGATCTCACCGCCCTCGCGCCGGAAACAGCGCGGGTCGAGCGCGAGGGCCGCGAGGTCCAGGTGCCGATCAAGCAAGTGCAGGTCGGAGAAACCGTGATCATCCGGCCGGGGGAGAAGACTCCCGTCGATGGGGAGGTGATCGGCGGCCACGCCACCGTGAACCAGGCGGCCATCACCGGTGAATCGATGCCGGTCGAAGTCGGCCCCGGCGCCCGCGTGTTCGCCGCGGGTTTCGTTCAACTCGGACACCTGCGCATTCGGGTGACGGCGGTTGGTAAAGACACCACCTTCGGGCGCGTCATCCAGTTGGTGGCGGAGGCCGAACAGCATCGCGCCCCCATCCAGCGGGTTGCCGACAAATTTGCCGCGTGGTATCTGCCTGTCGTGGTCACCGTGGCCACCGGCACTTTCCTCGCCAGCGGCAAGCTGCTTGCCACCGCCGCCGTGCTGGTGGTGGCCTGCTCCTGCTCCTTCGCCATCGCCACCCCAGTGGCCGTGATCGCCTCGATCGGCGCCTCGGCGCGGCGTGGGCTGCTGATCAAGGGAGGCCGGTACCTCGAAGTGCTCGCCAAAGCCACCGTGGTAGTGCTCGACAAGACCGGCACGCTTACTCTCGGCCGCCCGGTCATCACCGATGTGATCCCTCTTGATGCCGATCTCGGCGCCGACGAGGTGTTGAGGCTCGCCGCGACGGCGGAACGCTACTCTGAGCACCCGCTCGCCGAGGCGGTACGAGGCGCCGCTGCGCTACGCGAACTTCAGCTCGCCGAGCCACAAGACTTTGAAGCAATCCCGGGCATGGGGGTGCGCGTGCGCCTCGATGGCGAAAGCGTGGCGGTGGGTGGCCGCCGCCTGCTTGCCGGGGAGGGGCTGCCTCCCATCGCCGCCGAGCTGGAAGCGCAGGGCAAAACGCTGTTATTCGTGATTCGCAACGGCCAGCCGCTCGGCGTGCTCGCCGCCATGGATACATTGCGCCCGGACGTGCCGGAGGCTGTGGCGGAATTGCGCCGCCTCGGCGTCAAACACCTGGAACTGCTGACCGGCGACAATGAGCGCACGGCTGCCGCCATTGCCGCGCCTTTGGGAATTCACTGGCGCGCCAATCTTTTGCCCGAGGACAAGATCGCAGTCGTCAAGGAATATCAGCGCCGAGGCCACGTGGTGGTCATGATCGGCGACGGCGTCAACGACGCGCCCGCGCTGGCTCAGGCCGATGTGGGCATCGCCATGGGTGCTGCGGGCAGCCCCCTGGCCATCGAGGCGGCGCATATTGCGCTCCTGCGCGACGACTGGAAACTGGTGCCGGAGGTCCTGCGCATCGCCCGGCGGACCATGAACACGGTCAAGATCAACATCGGCTTCACGGTCGTCTATAATTTGGCTGGCCTGGCGTTGGCCGCCTTGGGTTTCCTGCCGCCGGCGATCGCGGCGGCGGCGCAGGCCGGCCCGGATTTCGGCATCCTCGCCAACTCGGCGCGCCTTTTACGCCAGGGTGGCTCACGCCAGACCACCCGCTCCAGCAAGGACCCCGTACTTGCCGCATTACCGAAGGAGTAG
- a CDS encoding helix-turn-helix transcriptional regulator — MKITSKIITSPTCEITCFEQEKVARIKAELLKEEVLLPRLAERYKLLGNTTRLKILLALAQGELCVCDIAHVLGITVAATSHQLKLLRDQGWLAMRNDGKMVYYRLRSDDLLKAIKDDGRLLRERLA; from the coding sequence ATGAAGATCACTTCCAAAATTATCACCAGCCCCACGTGCGAGATCACCTGCTTCGAGCAGGAGAAGGTCGCCCGGATCAAGGCTGAACTCCTCAAGGAGGAGGTTCTGCTGCCGCGGCTGGCCGAGAGATACAAACTGCTCGGCAACACCACCCGGCTCAAGATCCTGTTGGCACTTGCCCAAGGCGAGCTGTGTGTGTGCGACATTGCCCACGTGCTCGGGATTACCGTGGCGGCCACCTCCCACCAGCTAAAGCTGCTGCGCGATCAAGGATGGCTCGCGATGCGCAACGACGGGAAGATGGTCTATTACCGGCTGCGGAGCGATGACCTGCTCAAGGCGATCAAAGACGATGGCCGCCTGCTGCGGGAACGGCTGGCCTGA